In Pseudomonadota bacterium, a single genomic region encodes these proteins:
- a CDS encoding alpha-ketoglutarate-dependent dioxygenase AlkB, translating to MRTTLTTSAWIEHEPTWFPRPEADALLETLRHELVWEQREVVLFGRRVLQPRLIAWAGDLGYRYSGQTLEPRAFTAAMERLLWRVRKRTGVPFNHVLVNRYRDGGDSMGFHADDEPELGEDPVVASLSLGAPRRFVLKPRRRHGGERHTLDLGRGSLVVMGGTCQRDYYHGVPRQAGLLGERMSLTFRKILTAADRGRENQGGRYRG from the coding sequence ATGCGCACCACGCTCACTACCAGCGCCTGGATCGAGCACGAGCCGACATGGTTCCCCAGGCCCGAGGCCGATGCGCTCCTCGAGACCCTCCGCCACGAGCTCGTCTGGGAGCAGCGCGAGGTCGTGCTCTTCGGCCGGCGTGTCCTCCAGCCCCGGCTCATTGCCTGGGCCGGCGATCTCGGCTACCGCTACTCGGGCCAGACCCTCGAGCCCCGCGCTTTTACGGCGGCCATGGAGCGCCTCCTCTGGCGGGTGCGCAAGCGCACTGGCGTGCCCTTCAACCACGTGCTCGTGAACCGGTATCGGGACGGGGGCGACAGCATGGGGTTCCACGCGGATGACGAGCCTGAGCTCGGCGAGGATCCCGTAGTGGCCAGCCTCTCGCTCGGCGCGCCTCGCCGGTTCGTCTTGAAGCCGCGGCGCCGCCACGGGGGCGAGCGCCACACGCTCGACCTCGGCCGCGGGAGTCTCGTCGTGATGGGCGGCACCTGCCAACGGGACTACTACCACGGCGTTCCGCGGCAGGCAGGCCTCCTCGGCGAGCGGATGAGCCTCACGTTCCGAAAAATTTTGACAGCGGCTGACCGGGGTAGAGAGAATCAAGGCGGGCGGTATCGTGGCTAA
- a CDS encoding acetate--CoA ligase family protein — protein sequence MQAKLVTVGCRGVPGREIPGYMLDLNALFAPRSIAVIGAGRERGSVGGEIFHNLLTHAFTGPVYPVNAKAKTVQSVRAYPSIKDIPDEVDLAVIVVPRDFVQGVAEDCGRKGVKALIVISAGFGETGEIGGALQAKLLATVRGFGMRMVGPNCLGVLTTDPAVRMSATFAPTWPPRGRVSFSSQSGALGLAILDYAKELGIGVRSFVSVGNKADISGNDLIEWWETDPETDVILLYLESFGNPRKFINLARRIAKEKPIVAVKSGRTAAGSRAASSHTGALAGEDSAVDALFAQTGVIRTDTIEELFDMSMLLANQPVPASNRLAIVTNAGGPGIMATDACESRGLVVTPLSEATMEKLRGFLPSDASVKNPVDMIVSASAESYGKTVRVLLEDPQVDSLLVIFVPPIITEAPAVAAAVREALATAPAAKEKTILACFLGTRGVPESLATLQAGKVPSYAFPEAAAIALSRAVDYGKWKRLPEPVFPRFRVEKDRAAKAISGARENAISSFWLDAGGVRDVLDAYGIRMPQTAFAKTADDAARLAKRFGVPVAVKLESRTLTHKTEVGGVKLNLQDAAAQQAFYDIQNALKTLGKDKEMEGVVVQEMAPEGVETIVGVSLDPAFGHLLMYGLGGVAVEILKDVAWGVAPIADVDADRMIGSVKGSKLLAGFRGAPPADIPALKDVMLRVSQLVCDFPEIEEMDLNPVRVLPVGKGAIAVDARIKLAGPKKPQSVAGAAAAC from the coding sequence GTGCAGGCCAAGCTGGTCACCGTGGGTTGCCGGGGCGTTCCCGGCCGCGAGATACCCGGCTACATGTTGGATCTGAACGCGCTCTTCGCCCCCCGCTCCATCGCCGTGATCGGCGCCGGCCGAGAGCGCGGCTCCGTCGGCGGCGAGATCTTCCACAACCTCCTCACGCACGCCTTCACCGGCCCCGTCTACCCGGTGAACGCGAAGGCGAAGACCGTCCAGTCGGTGCGCGCCTACCCGAGCATCAAGGATATCCCCGACGAGGTGGATCTCGCCGTGATCGTCGTCCCGCGTGACTTCGTGCAGGGCGTGGCGGAGGACTGCGGGCGCAAGGGCGTGAAGGCGCTCATCGTGATCTCGGCGGGCTTCGGCGAGACCGGCGAGATCGGTGGCGCGCTGCAGGCGAAGCTGCTGGCCACGGTGCGAGGGTTCGGTATGCGTATGGTCGGGCCGAACTGCCTGGGCGTGCTCACCACCGATCCCGCCGTGCGCATGAGCGCGACCTTCGCGCCCACCTGGCCACCCCGGGGGCGGGTCAGCTTCAGCTCGCAGTCTGGCGCGCTTGGACTCGCGATCCTCGACTATGCGAAGGAGCTCGGGATCGGCGTACGCAGCTTCGTCTCGGTCGGCAACAAGGCCGACATCTCCGGCAACGACCTCATCGAGTGGTGGGAGACCGATCCGGAGACGGACGTCATCCTTCTGTATCTCGAGTCGTTCGGCAATCCGAGGAAGTTCATCAATCTCGCGCGCCGGATCGCCAAGGAGAAGCCGATCGTCGCGGTGAAGAGCGGGCGCACGGCGGCCGGCTCGCGCGCGGCGAGCTCGCACACGGGCGCGCTGGCGGGCGAGGATTCGGCGGTCGACGCGCTTTTCGCGCAGACGGGCGTCATCCGGACGGACACCATCGAGGAGCTCTTCGACATGTCGATGCTCCTCGCGAATCAGCCCGTGCCGGCGTCGAACCGGCTGGCGATCGTCACCAACGCGGGCGGCCCTGGGATCATGGCGACCGATGCGTGCGAGAGCCGCGGGCTCGTGGTCACTCCGCTCTCCGAGGCCACCATGGAGAAGCTGCGCGGGTTCCTCCCGAGCGACGCGTCCGTGAAGAACCCGGTGGACATGATCGTGAGCGCGAGCGCCGAGTCCTACGGCAAAACGGTGCGCGTCCTTCTCGAGGATCCGCAGGTAGACAGCCTGCTCGTGATCTTCGTGCCTCCGATCATCACCGAGGCGCCGGCGGTCGCGGCGGCGGTGCGCGAGGCGCTCGCCACCGCTCCCGCCGCGAAGGAGAAGACCATCCTCGCGTGCTTCCTCGGCACGCGCGGCGTGCCGGAGAGCCTGGCGACCCTGCAGGCGGGCAAGGTGCCGTCGTACGCGTTCCCCGAGGCGGCCGCGATCGCGCTATCGCGCGCCGTCGACTACGGCAAGTGGAAGCGCCTGCCGGAGCCTGTCTTCCCGCGGTTCCGCGTGGAGAAAGACCGCGCGGCGAAGGCGATCTCGGGGGCGCGCGAGAATGCGATCTCCTCCTTCTGGCTCGATGCCGGCGGCGTCCGCGACGTGCTCGACGCCTACGGCATCCGCATGCCGCAGACGGCGTTCGCGAAGACGGCTGACGACGCCGCGCGGCTCGCGAAGCGGTTCGGCGTTCCCGTCGCGGTGAAGCTCGAGTCGCGCACGCTCACGCACAAGACCGAGGTCGGTGGCGTGAAGCTCAACCTCCAGGACGCCGCCGCCCAGCAGGCGTTTTACGACATCCAGAACGCGCTCAAGACGCTCGGCAAGGACAAGGAGATGGAAGGCGTCGTCGTGCAGGAGATGGCGCCGGAAGGCGTGGAGACGATCGTCGGCGTTTCGCTCGATCCCGCGTTCGGCCATCTCCTCATGTACGGTCTCGGCGGCGTCGCGGTGGAGATCCTCAAGGACGTGGCCTGGGGCGTCGCGCCTATCGCGGACGTGGACGCGGATCGCATGATCGGGTCGGTGAAGGGCAGCAAGCTGCTCGCGGGATTCCGCGGCGCTCCTCCCGCGGACATTCCCGCGCTGAAGGACGTGATGCTGCGGGTGAGCCAGCTCGTGTGCGACTTCCCCGAGATCGAGGAGATGGACCTGAACCCGGTGCGTGTGCTCCCGGTCGGGAAGGGCGCGATCGCGGTGGACGCGCGGATCAAGCTCGCGGGGCCGAAAAAGCCGCAGAGCGTGGCCGGGGCTGCGGCGGCGTGCTAG
- a CDS encoding DUF2236 domain-containing protein: MRTKLSCPATTPGPRSLSPVTLPDGPLRAGPLASKLQREIVLLLAWSPAILLQLAHPLVARGVADHGTFRTERYGWRRRLHHTVAAMLRLSFGTERDAQIALERINAIHDRVHGHLAEAAGIFPAGTPYSAHDPALLLWVHATLVHMNLRVYELFVDRMAPEDRDRYCAEATAIVGGLGIPVGWLPRSATELDRYMDGMLARGEIAVTDSARTLARAILHPHVPRLGAPATAVLRFTTIGLLPPAIRAGYGFPWSARRDTALRGLAWHVRALLRLTPPVLRYWPAARAAARRSECPVAALRSPRP, encoded by the coding sequence ATGCGCACGAAGCTGTCCTGCCCGGCGACCACCCCGGGTCCCCGCTCCTTGAGCCCCGTGACTCTCCCCGACGGGCCGCTCCGCGCCGGCCCCCTGGCCTCGAAGCTCCAGCGAGAGATCGTGCTGCTCCTCGCCTGGAGTCCGGCCATCCTGCTCCAGCTCGCGCACCCGCTGGTGGCGCGCGGGGTGGCCGACCACGGCACGTTCCGTACCGAGCGCTATGGCTGGCGCCGCCGCTTGCACCACACCGTCGCTGCCATGCTCCGGCTCTCTTTCGGCACGGAGCGGGACGCGCAGATCGCTTTGGAACGCATCAACGCAATCCACGATCGCGTGCACGGACACCTGGCCGAGGCCGCAGGCATCTTCCCCGCCGGGACGCCCTACTCGGCCCACGATCCGGCGCTCCTCCTGTGGGTGCACGCCACCCTGGTCCACATGAACCTCCGCGTCTATGAGCTCTTCGTGGACCGCATGGCCCCCGAGGACCGGGACCGCTACTGTGCCGAGGCTACCGCGATAGTGGGAGGCCTCGGCATTCCCGTCGGATGGCTCCCGCGGAGCGCAACCGAGCTCGACCGGTACATGGACGGGATGCTAGCCCGGGGAGAGATCGCCGTCACCGACAGCGCGCGCACCCTGGCCCGCGCGATTCTCCATCCCCACGTCCCTCGGCTTGGCGCGCCGGCCACCGCCGTCCTGCGTTTCACCACCATCGGGCTCCTGCCGCCGGCGATCCGGGCCGGTTATGGCTTTCCCTGGAGCGCGCGGCGCGACACGGCCCTGCGCGGGCTCGCCTGGCACGTGCGCGCCCTGCTGCGGCTGACCCCGCCGGTGCTCCGCTACTGGCCAGCGGCGCGCGCAGCCGCCCGCCGCTCGGAATGCCCCGTGGCCGCGCTCCGAAGCCCTCGGCCCTGA
- a CDS encoding DUF1428 domain-containing protein — MAYVDGFVLPVPQKNVQAYRRMARKAGKIWREHGALLYIEAVADDVKPGKRTSFPQSVKLKDDETVVFAYIVFKSRAHRDKVNAKVMKDPRLGSMMDPKAMPFDGKRMIYGGFKVMVDL; from the coding sequence ATGGCATACGTGGATGGTTTCGTGCTTCCAGTCCCGCAGAAAAACGTGCAGGCCTACCGGCGCATGGCGAGGAAGGCCGGAAAGATCTGGCGCGAGCATGGTGCGCTCCTCTACATCGAGGCCGTTGCGGACGACGTAAAGCCGGGCAAGCGGACGTCGTTCCCGCAGAGCGTGAAGCTGAAGGACGACGAGACGGTGGTCTTCGCGTACATCGTCTTCAAGAGCCGTGCGCATCGCGACAAGGTCAACGCCAAGGTGATGAAGGACCCGCGCCTGGGGAGCATGATGGACCCCAAGGCCATGCCCTTCGACGGCAAGCGCATGATCTACGGCGGCTTCAAGGTGATGGTTGATCTTTAG
- a CDS encoding saccharopine dehydrogenase NADP-binding domain-containing protein → MTGALLIYGANGYTGELTARFAAERKQQAIVAGRSAERVRAVADRYGFEHRVFGLDDPEALVAGLAGVEVVLHCAGPFSRTSKPMIDACLAARAHYLDITGEIAVFESAAARDADARSAGVMLLPGTGFDVVPSDCLALHVARKLPDAHELTLGFFVLGSVSHGTATTMVENVHRGGFVRRDGKLTPVPTGSLVRDIDYGDGSGKKRSMAIPWGDVSTAFHSTRIPNIEVYVPATSAMIWGARIGSRFGAVLGSGKVQSFLKRRIDARPAGPTDEQRKRGKSFLVAEARNPAGRSAKAWLQTPEAYTLTALTSLEIAKRALAGEVAKGFSTPAKLLGPDFILGFEAVRRHDDDVA, encoded by the coding sequence ATGACTGGCGCGCTCTTGATCTATGGGGCAAACGGCTACACGGGCGAGCTCACAGCGCGATTCGCGGCGGAGCGCAAGCAGCAGGCGATCGTCGCCGGTCGCAGCGCGGAGCGTGTTCGGGCGGTCGCCGATCGGTACGGCTTCGAGCATCGAGTCTTCGGGCTCGACGATCCGGAAGCGCTGGTCGCGGGGTTGGCAGGCGTCGAAGTCGTCTTGCATTGCGCCGGGCCATTCAGCCGCACGTCCAAGCCGATGATCGACGCGTGCTTGGCGGCGCGGGCGCACTATCTCGACATCACCGGCGAAATCGCGGTCTTCGAGAGCGCTGCGGCGCGCGACGCCGACGCACGAAGCGCCGGCGTGATGCTTTTGCCGGGCACCGGTTTCGACGTCGTACCGTCCGACTGCCTCGCGCTCCACGTTGCGCGAAAGCTGCCCGACGCGCACGAGCTGACACTGGGGTTTTTCGTCCTCGGCTCGGTCTCTCACGGCACGGCCACGACGATGGTCGAAAACGTACACCGCGGCGGCTTCGTTCGGCGGGACGGCAAGCTCACGCCGGTGCCTACCGGATCGCTCGTGCGCGACATCGACTACGGGGACGGCTCGGGCAAGAAGCGCTCGATGGCCATCCCGTGGGGCGACGTCTCGACCGCTTTCCATAGCACGCGCATCCCCAACATCGAAGTCTACGTGCCCGCCACGAGCGCGATGATCTGGGGAGCGCGGATCGGCTCGCGGTTCGGCGCAGTGCTCGGCTCCGGCAAAGTGCAGAGCTTTCTCAAACGTCGCATCGACGCGCGCCCGGCCGGGCCGACCGACGAGCAGCGCAAGCGCGGCAAGAGTTTCCTCGTGGCCGAAGCCCGCAACCCTGCCGGACGATCCGCGAAAGCGTGGCTCCAGACTCCGGAGGCCTACACGCTCACCGCGTTGACTTCGCTCGAGATCGCCAAGCGCGCGCTCGCGGGCGAAGTCGCGAAGGGGTTCTCGACGCCCGCCAAGCTGCTTGGCCCCGACTTCATTCTCGGCTTCGAAGCAGTGCGCCGCCACGACGACGACGTTGCCTAG
- a CDS encoding acetyl-CoA hydrolase, which translates to MPQQFDNVGDCVDAALRRVGKRIVLALPLALGNPVPLANEFYRRALRDRSTELKILTGLSLRKPQASGELERRFLDPFVARIFGNCPELDYVAAVRAGQVPSNIEVIEFFLEPGAYLGNAYAQQRYLSANYTHVAREVLAHGVNVVAQMIAKRVSDGRTEYSLSCNPDVSVDLLPELDAARRSGREIVTIGVVNRQLPFMFGGAQIAESALDFVVEHSRYDYDLYCPPNLAIGTVDYLIGLYASALVKDAGTLQVGIGALGDAIVYCLQLRHQHNATWRSVLDDCRMRERFGPQIEQIGETERFERGLYGCTEMFVDGFLDLYRSGILKRRVYGHALVQGLLNEGKITECIDARTLERLLEAGLPPLLNAAEFASLQQVGIIAADCSYESGRIRTPQGEWLPADLSDAVTRERLAHECLGAHLREGVLLHGGFFLGPKGFYAALRDLPEAERRLFNMSSVGFINQLYGEDAARRIAQRQHARFINTAMMITITGGAVSDTLDNGQVVSGVGGQYNFVSMAHALPGAHSVLAVRSVRTKAGRTTSNLVFSYGHTTIPRHLRDVVITEYGIAELRGKTDSEVIAALLNIADARFQDKLLRQAQAAGKLPREYRIPDAHRNNTPEALERALAGHRRAGLFSEFPFGTDYTAEELVLAQALKRLRERMETAAGKAAAVATALLRPGISAPMRPYLQRMKLDRPQNMRERLLQRLLATELRELLG; encoded by the coding sequence ATGCCTCAGCAGTTCGACAATGTCGGTGATTGTGTCGACGCCGCGCTCCGGCGTGTCGGCAAGCGCATCGTGCTGGCATTGCCGCTCGCACTCGGCAACCCCGTGCCGCTGGCAAATGAGTTCTACCGGCGCGCGCTCCGCGATCGGTCGACCGAGCTGAAAATTTTAACCGGCTTGAGCCTGCGCAAGCCGCAAGCGTCGGGCGAGCTCGAACGCCGCTTCCTCGATCCGTTCGTCGCGCGGATCTTCGGCAACTGCCCGGAGCTCGACTACGTCGCGGCCGTGCGCGCAGGCCAGGTGCCGTCCAACATCGAAGTCATCGAGTTCTTCCTCGAGCCGGGCGCCTATTTGGGTAATGCTTACGCGCAACAGCGTTACCTCAGCGCTAACTACACGCATGTCGCCCGCGAGGTGCTCGCGCACGGCGTGAACGTCGTTGCGCAGATGATCGCAAAGCGGGTGAGCGACGGGCGCACGGAATACAGTCTGAGCTGTAACCCGGACGTGAGCGTCGATCTGCTACCGGAGCTCGACGCCGCCCGCCGCAGCGGGCGCGAGATCGTCACCATCGGCGTTGTGAATCGCCAACTGCCGTTCATGTTCGGCGGTGCCCAGATCGCGGAGAGCGCTCTGGATTTCGTCGTCGAACATTCTCGCTATGACTACGATCTGTACTGCCCGCCGAATCTCGCCATCGGCACGGTGGACTACCTGATCGGACTCTACGCCAGCGCCCTGGTGAAGGACGCGGGCACGCTCCAGGTCGGCATCGGTGCGCTCGGGGATGCGATCGTCTACTGCCTGCAGCTGCGCCATCAGCACAACGCCACCTGGCGAAGCGTCCTCGACGACTGTCGCATGCGTGAACGGTTCGGTCCGCAGATCGAGCAGATCGGCGAAACCGAGCGGTTCGAGCGCGGCCTCTACGGCTGCACCGAGATGTTCGTCGACGGCTTTCTGGATCTATATCGATCCGGAATCCTCAAGCGGCGCGTGTATGGCCACGCGCTCGTCCAAGGACTGCTCAACGAAGGCAAGATCACGGAATGCATCGACGCTCGAACGCTCGAGCGGCTACTCGAGGCGGGACTGCCGCCGCTCCTCAATGCAGCGGAGTTCGCGTCCTTGCAGCAGGTGGGTATCATTGCGGCCGACTGCAGTTACGAGAGCGGCCGCATCCGCACTCCACAGGGCGAATGGCTGCCGGCCGATCTGTCGGACGCGGTGACGCGGGAACGGCTTGCGCACGAGTGTCTCGGCGCGCACCTGCGCGAAGGCGTGCTGCTGCACGGCGGCTTTTTCCTGGGACCCAAAGGTTTCTATGCCGCGCTGCGTGACCTACCCGAAGCCGAGCGGCGGCTTTTCAACATGAGCAGCGTGGGCTTCATCAACCAGCTCTACGGTGAGGACGCGGCGCGGCGCATCGCGCAGCGCCAGCATGCGCGCTTCATCAACACTGCGATGATGATCACGATCACCGGCGGGGCGGTTTCGGACACCTTGGACAATGGGCAGGTCGTGAGCGGCGTCGGCGGACAGTACAACTTCGTGTCGATGGCACATGCGTTGCCCGGCGCGCACTCGGTGTTGGCGGTGCGCAGTGTGCGCACCAAGGCCGGCCGCACGACCTCCAACCTCGTGTTCAGTTACGGCCACACCACTATCCCGCGACACCTGCGTGATGTGGTGATCACCGAGTACGGCATTGCAGAGCTGCGCGGCAAGACGGACAGCGAGGTCATCGCGGCGCTGCTCAACATCGCCGATGCGCGCTTTCAGGACAAGCTGTTACGTCAGGCACAGGCGGCCGGCAAGCTCCCACGCGAGTACCGGATCCCTGACGCTCACCGCAACAACACTCCCGAGGCGCTGGAGAGGGCGCTCGCGGGACATCGCCGCGCAGGGTTGTTCTCGGAGTTTCCGTTTGGCACCGACTACACAGCCGAGGAGCTGGTGCTGGCCCAGGCATTGAAGCGGCTGCGCGAGCGGATGGAAACGGCGGCCGGCAAGGCTGCGGCCGTGGCGACGGCGCTCCTGCGGCCGGGGATTTCGGCGCCCATGCGGCCGTATCTGCAGCGCATGAAGCTCGACCGGCCGCAGAACATGCGCGAAAGGCTGTTGCAGAGACTGTTGGCAACCGAGCTCCGGGAGCTTCTGGGCTGA